The genomic window GCGGCTGCTCGGGACCGTGTTGGACTGTCTCGCCGAGTTGCGGGGCACGTATGACGCGGTGATCTGTGAGGGGGCCGGCAGTCCTGCCGAGATCAATCTCCGGCGGACCGACATCGTCAATATGGGGATCGCCAGGAATGCCGGGCTTCCCGTGCTCGTCGTCGGCGACATCGATCGCGGCGGGATGTTCGCGTCGTTCTTCGGGACCGTCGCGCTGCTGTCCGCCGAGGACCAGGCGCTCGTCGCCGGGTTCCTCGTCAACAAGTTCCGGGGGGACGTCTCCCTGCTGGAGCCGGGGCTCGACATGCTGCACGGGCTCACCGGGCGGCGGACCTATGGTGTGCTGCCCTTCCGGCACGGCCTCGGGATCGATGAGGAGGACGGGCTCAGGGTCTCGCTGCGGGGGACGGTCCGGGAGTCGAATGTCGCGCCGCCCGTCGGGGAGGACGTGCTGCGGGTCGCCGTGTGCGCGATTCCGCTGATGTCCAACTTCACCGATGTGGACGCGCTCGCCGCCGAACCCGGTGTCGTCGTCAGGTTCGTGGACCGGGCCGAGGAGCTGGCCGACGCCGATCTCGTCGTCGTGCCGGGCACCAGGGGGACGGTCCGGGCGCTGGAGTGGCTGCGGGAGCGGGGCCTCGCCGACGCCCTCCTGCGCAGGGCCGCGGAGGGGCGGCCGACCCTCGGCATCTGCGGTGGGTTCCAGGTTCTCGGCGAGCACATCGAGGACGAGGTCGAGAGCCGCCGAGGCCATGTCGAAGGGCTCGGACTCCTTCCCGTCCGCGTGCGGTTCGCGCGGGAGAAGACGCTGACACGGCCCGTCGGGGAGGCCCTCGGGGAGCGGGTCGACGGCTACGAGATCCATCACGGGGTCGCCGAAGTCGTCGGCGGTGACCCCTTCTTGGACGGGTGCCGGGTCGAGCAGACCTGGGGCACGCACTGGCACGGGTCGCTGGAGTCGGACGGGTTCCGGCGGGCGTTTCTGCGCGAGGTGGCGGCCGCCGCGGGGCGCCGTTTCGTGCCGGCCGCCGACACGTCGTTCGCCGCACTGCGCGAGGAACAGCTGGACCGGCTCGGCGATCTGATCGAGGAACACGCGGACACGGACGCGCTCTGGCGGCTCATCGAGTCGGGCGCGCCCACAGGACTGCCTTTCATTCCACCGGGAGCGCCCGCATGAGCACAGTGTTGTTGTTGTCGACCGCCGACACGGACCTGTTGGCGGCCAGGGCCGCGGCCGGCGCCTCGTACCGGATCGGCAATCCGACCCGCATCGATGTGGCGGAGGAGCTGCCCGGTCTCGTCGAGTGCGCGGACATCGCGGTCGTACGGCTGCTGGGCGGCAAGCGGGCCTGGGAGGACGGGCTCGCCATGCTCAAGGCCTCCGGCATCGCGACCGTCCTGCTCGGTGGCGAGGCCGTGCCCGACGCCGAGTTGATGGCCGAGTCGTCCGTGCCCGCCGGAGTCGTGGCGGAGGCGCTGCGGTATCTCGTCGAGGGCGGCCCCGCCAACCTCACCGAGCTGGCGCGGTTCCTGTCCGACACCGTGCTGCTGACGGGTGAGGGGTTCGTCGAGCCGCGGAAGATGCCGGAGTACGGCGTCCACGGCGAGCGTCCGGTCGTCGAGGGCCGCCCGACCGTCGGCCTGCTCTTCTACCGTGCCCATGAACTGAGCGGCAACACCGCCTTCGTGGACACCCTGTGCGACGCGATCGAGGCGCGGGGCGCCAACGCCCTTCCGGTGTACTGCGGTTCGCTGCGCGGAGCCGACGCCGGACTGTACGAGATCCTGGCGAAGGCGGACACGCTGGTCGCCACCGTGCTCGCCGCCGGTGGCACGCACGCCTCGCAGGCATCGGCCGGCGGCGACGAGGAGGCGTGGGACATCGGGGCGCTCGCCGACCTCGACGTGCCCGTACTGCAGGGACTCTGCCTCACGTCGTCGAGGCAGGCCTGGGACGCGTCCGACGCGGCTCTCTCCCCCATGGACGCGGCGATGCAGGTCGCGATCCCGGAGTTCGACGGGCGGCTGATCACCGTGCCGTTCTCCTTCAAGGAGCAGGGGCCGGACGACGTCCCGGTCTACGTCGCCGACCCCGAGCGGGCCGCCCGGGTCGCCGGAATCGCCGTACGGCACGCGCGGCTCAGGCACAAGCCGAACGCGGAGAAGAGGCTCGCGCTCGTCTTCACCGCGTATCCGACCAAGCACTCGCGGGTCGGCAACGCGGTGGGGCTGGACACGCCCGCCTCGGCGGTGCGAGTGCTGGACGCGCTCAAGGAGGCCGGATACGGCGTCACCGCATACCCTTCCGGCGGCGACGAGTTGATCCACCGGCTCATCAACGCCGGTGGTCACGACGTCGAGTGGCTGACGGAGGAGCAGCTGGCCGCCGCGCCCGCGCGGGTGCCGCTCGCCGACTATCGGGCGTGGTTCGACAAGCTCGACCCGGAACTCAGGCAGGCCATGCTGGACGCGTGGGGCGAGCCGCCGGGCTCGCTGTACGTCGACGGGGACGACATCGTGCTCGCGTCCCTGCAGTTCGGGAACGTCGTCGTGATGATCCAGCCGCCGCGCGGCTTCGGGGAGAACCCGATCGCGATCTACCACGACCCGGACATGCCGCCGTCGCACCACTACATGGCGACGTACCGGTGGCTCGAAAACTCGTTCGGCGCGGACGCCATCGTGCACATGGGCAAGCACGGGACCATGGAGTGGCTGCCGGGCAAGGGGCTGGGGCTCAGCGGCGGCTGCGCCCCGGACGCCGTCCTCGGTGAACTCCCCCTCGTCTACCCCTTCATCGTCAACGACCCCGGTGAGGGCACCCAGGCCAAGCGGCGCGGGCACGCCACCGTCGTCGACCATCTCGTACCGCCGATGGCGCGCGCGGACACGTACGGCGATCTGGCGAAGCTGGAGCAGCTGCTCGACGAGTACGCGCTGGTCTCCGATCTGGACCCGGGGAAGGCGCCGGCCGTGCGGGCGCAGATCTGGACGCTGGTCAAGGCGGCCGAGCTGCACCACGACCTGCATGTCGACGAGCAGCCGGACGACGAGGCGTTCGACGAGTTCGTCATGCACATCGACGGCTATCTGTGCGAGATCAAGGACGTGCAGATCCGCGACGGGCTGCACATCCTCGGTGGCGGGCCGGTCGGCGAGCCGCGCGTCAACCTCGTGCTGGCCGTGCTGCGCGCCTCGCAGGTGTGGGGCGGGAAGGCGAACGCGCTGCCGGGGCTCCGGGCCT from Streptomyces sp. DSM 40750 includes these protein-coding regions:
- a CDS encoding cobyric acid synthase, which produces MSGSRARGGGLLVAGTTSDAGKSVVTAGICRWLVRQGVKVAPFKAQNMSLNSFVTKEGAEIGRAQAMQAQACRIEPAAVMNPVLLKPGGEQSSQVVLLGKPVGELSARGYHGGRQQRLLGTVLDCLAELRGTYDAVICEGAGSPAEINLRRTDIVNMGIARNAGLPVLVVGDIDRGGMFASFFGTVALLSAEDQALVAGFLVNKFRGDVSLLEPGLDMLHGLTGRRTYGVLPFRHGLGIDEEDGLRVSLRGTVRESNVAPPVGEDVLRVAVCAIPLMSNFTDVDALAAEPGVVVRFVDRAEELADADLVVVPGTRGTVRALEWLRERGLADALLRRAAEGRPTLGICGGFQVLGEHIEDEVESRRGHVEGLGLLPVRVRFAREKTLTRPVGEALGERVDGYEIHHGVAEVVGGDPFLDGCRVEQTWGTHWHGSLESDGFRRAFLREVAAAAGRRFVPAADTSFAALREEQLDRLGDLIEEHADTDALWRLIESGAPTGLPFIPPGAPA
- the cobN gene encoding cobaltochelatase subunit CobN — encoded protein: MSTVLLLSTADTDLLAARAAAGASYRIGNPTRIDVAEELPGLVECADIAVVRLLGGKRAWEDGLAMLKASGIATVLLGGEAVPDAELMAESSVPAGVVAEALRYLVEGGPANLTELARFLSDTVLLTGEGFVEPRKMPEYGVHGERPVVEGRPTVGLLFYRAHELSGNTAFVDTLCDAIEARGANALPVYCGSLRGADAGLYEILAKADTLVATVLAAGGTHASQASAGGDEEAWDIGALADLDVPVLQGLCLTSSRQAWDASDAALSPMDAAMQVAIPEFDGRLITVPFSFKEQGPDDVPVYVADPERAARVAGIAVRHARLRHKPNAEKRLALVFTAYPTKHSRVGNAVGLDTPASAVRVLDALKEAGYGVTAYPSGGDELIHRLINAGGHDVEWLTEEQLAAAPARVPLADYRAWFDKLDPELRQAMLDAWGEPPGSLYVDGDDIVLASLQFGNVVVMIQPPRGFGENPIAIYHDPDMPPSHHYMATYRWLENSFGADAIVHMGKHGTMEWLPGKGLGLSGGCAPDAVLGELPLVYPFIVNDPGEGTQAKRRGHATVVDHLVPPMARADTYGDLAKLEQLLDEYALVSDLDPGKAPAVRAQIWTLVKAAELHHDLHVDEQPDDEAFDEFVMHIDGYLCEIKDVQIRDGLHILGGGPVGEPRVNLVLAVLRASQVWGGKANALPGLRACFADRFGFVEKELLAEPGLPVKVPVELTELVEGPSRTAADAIDLLEQLCRRVAEGMEAREWDVAAVPALVREVIGAELPDAVAVLEFACEEVVPRLERTTDEIGHILKALDGGYVPAGPSGSPTRGLVNVLPTGRNFYSVDPKAIPSRLSWEVGQSLADSLVQRYLTDTGAYPKSVGLTVWGTSAMRTQGDDIAEILALLGCRPVWDDASRRVTGFEVVPLAELGRPRIDVTVRISGFFRDAFPHVVALIDDAVRAVAELDEPADSNYVRAHVDEDTAEHGDRRRATARVFGSKPGAYGAGLLPLIDARNWRSDADLAEVYAVWGGYAYGRGLDGRVARGDMETAFKRIAVAAKNVDTREHDLVDADDYFQYHGGMVAMVRHLTGASPEAYVGDSAVPDQVKTRTLGEETHRVFRARVVNPRWMAAMRRHGYKGAFEMAATVDYLFGYDATAGVVDDWMYEKLSAEYVFDAENRDFMKKSNPWALRGITERLLEAADRGLWAEPDADTIERLRATYLELEGDLEGDEK